One window of the Vigna radiata var. radiata cultivar VC1973A chromosome 1, Vradiata_ver6, whole genome shotgun sequence genome contains the following:
- the LOC106774313 gene encoding structural maintenance of chromosomes protein 4: protein MDPHAESAPDSATRRRSARPRLFIKEMIMRNFKSYAGEQRVGPFHKSFSAVVGPNGSGKSNVIDAMLFVFGKRAKQMRLNKVSELIHNSTNHQNLDSAGVSVHFQEILDLEDGTYEAVPGSDFVITRVAFRDNSSKYYINDRTSNFTEVTKKLKGKGVDLDNNRFLILQGEVEQISLMKPKAQGPHDEGFLEYLEDIIGTNKYVEKIDESHKLLESLNEKRSGVVQMVKLAEKERDGLEDVKNEAEAYMLKELSLLKWQEKASKLALDDTSAKMDELHGNVVTVEENLKEERDKIQESKQTLKELETKYNNYMKRQEELDNDMRKCKEEFKEFERQDVKYREDFKHVGQKIKKLVDKVEKDSSKIEALIKEGEESTDLIPKLEDNIPRLQELLLDEEKILDEITESSKVETETYRSELAKVRSELEPWEKDLIEHKGKLEVACTESKLLNEKHERASQAFRDAQKQMENISETIKSKTASLSQIKRDIEKSKRDASEAHKIEEECIKEQDELIPLEQSARQKVAELKSVLDSEKSQGSVLKAILKAKETKLIEGIYGRMGDLGAIDAKYDVAISTACSGLDYIVVETTNAAQACVELLRTENLGVATFMILEKQVDLLPTMKKKVSTPDGVPRLFDLVKVQDERMKLAFYAALGNTVVAKDLDQATRIAYGGNNEFRRVVTIDGALFEKSGTMSGGGGKPRGGKMGTSIRATSVSVESVGNAEKELFELTAKLNDIRQKIVAAVQRYQASEKAVAAFEMELAKSQKEVDSLSSQFNYIEKQLDSLEAASVPQEDELERLEELKKIVSAEEKEIKRLTNGSKQLKEKALELQRNLENVGGEKLKSQKSKVQKIQSDIDKNSSEINRLKVLIETGQKMVKKLTKGIEDSKKEKDRLTEQKEKLTGAFAEIEQKAFAVQENYKKTQEIIDKHTIVLEEAKSKYNTMKKKTDELRASEVDADFKLKDMKKAYKELEMKGKGYKKRLDELQTAIHKHLEQIHADLVDQEKLEVTLTDEHLNADCDLKKACEMVALFEAQLKEMNPNLDSISEYRKKVSLYNGRVEELNSVTQDRDDIKKQYDEWRKKRLDEFMEGFNAISLKLKEMYQMITLGGDAELELVDSLDPFSEGVVFSVRPPKKSWKNIANLSGGEKTLSSLALVFALHHYKPTPLYVMDEIDAALDFKNVSIVGHYVKDRTKDAQFIIISLRNNMFELADRLVGIYKTDNCTKSITINPGSFVVCEKAA, encoded by the exons ATGGACCCGCACGCCGAGTCCGCGCCTGACTCAGCCACTCGCCGCCGCTCCGCGCGCCCTAGGCTCTTTATAAAGGAGATGATCATGCGCAACTTCAAGTCCTATGCCGGCGAGCAGCGCGTCGGTCCTTTTCACAAG AGTTTCTCTGCAGTGGTGGGACCTAACGGGAGCGGAAAGAGCAATGTCATCGACGCAATGCTTTTTGTGTTTGGGAAGCGAGCAAAGCAG ATGCGGCTGAACAAAGTTTCGGAGCTGATACACAATTCTACTAATCACCAGAATTTGGATAGTGCGGGGGTTTCTGTTCATTTTCAAGAGATTTTAGATTTG GAAGATGGAACATATGAGGCTGTTCCAGGAAGTGATTTTGTGATTACCAGGGTAGCTTTCCGGGACAACTCTTCTAAGTATTACATTAATGATCGCACAAGTAACTTTACGGAAGTTACTAAGAAACTAAAAGGGAAAGGTGTTGACCTTGACAATAACAGGTTTCTAATCCTTCAG GGTGAAGTTGAGCAGATTTCACTTATGAAACCAAAAGCTCAAGGACCACATGATGAAGGTTTTCTAGAATACTTGGAGGATATAATTGGAACCAACAAATATGTGGAAAAGATTGATGAATCACATAAACT GTTAGAATCCCTGAATGAGAAAAGATCTGGGGTGGTGCAAATGGTTAAGCTAGCTGAGAAAGAAAGAGACGGCTTGGAG GATGTGAAGAATGAAGCAGAAGCATACATGTTGAAGGAGTTGTCTCTGTTAAAATGGCAAGAGAAAGCCTCAAAGTTGGCTCTTGATGATACAAGTGCAAAAATGGATGAGTTGCATGGGAATGTTGTCACTGTAGAGGAAAATCTCAAGGAAGAAAG GGATAAAATCCAAGAAAGTAAACAAACTCTCAAAGAGCTTGAAACTAAGTACAACAACTATATGAAAAGACAAGAG gAGTTAGACAATGATATGAGGAAGTGCAAGGAAGAGTTCAAGGAGTTTGAAAGGCAGGATGTCAAGTATCGGGAAGATTTTAAGCACGTAGGTCAGAAGATCAAAAAGCTAGTGGATAAAGTAGAAAAG GATTCATCCAAAATTGAAGCCCTTATAAAAGAGGGGGAGGAATCAACTGATTTGATACCAAAACTTGAGGACAATATTCCAAGACTGCAAGAGTTGTTGCTTGATGAGGAGAAGATCTTGGATGAAATCACAGAGAGTTCCAAAG TTGAAACTGAGACGTACCGCTCTGAGCTTGCTAAAGTTCGTTCTGAGCTTGAACCTTGGGAGAAAGATTTGATTGAGCACAAGGGAAAACTTGAAGTTGCATGTACAGAAAGTAAGCTTCTGAATGAAAAG CATGAACGTGCTTCTCAAGCTTTTAGAGATGCTCAAAAGCAGATGGAAAACATATCAGAAACAATTAAATCAAAGACTGCCAGCCTTTCTCAAATCAAGAGGGATATAGAAAAGAGCAAGCGTGATGCTTCAGAAGCTCACAAAATCGAAGAA GAATGTATCAAAGAACAAGATGAACTGATTCCTCTTGAGCAAAGTGCTAGACAGAAGGTTGCTGAATTGAAGTCTGTTCTAGATTCTGAAAAAAGTCAAGGATCAGTTCTGAAAGCAATCCTGAAAGCTAAGGAAACAAAACTAATAGAAGGAATTTATGGCCGGATGGGTGATTTAGGTGCTATTGATG CAAAATATGACGTTGCAATATCAACTGCATGTTCCGGACTTGATTATATTGTGGTGGAAACAACAAATGCAGCTCAAGCATGTGTTGAGTTGCTTCGGACAGAGAATCTTGGTGTTGCTACTTTCATGATATTg GAGAAGCAAGTCGATCTTCTTCCAACGATGAAAAAGAAGGTAAGCACTCCAGATGGAGTTCCACGCCTTTTTGATTTAGTGAAAGTTCAAGATGAAAGAATGAAGCTTGCTTTCTATGCGGCACTAGGAAACACTGTGGTTGCTAAGGATCTTGACCAG GCTACACGTATAGCATATGGTGGAAATAATGAGTTTCGTCGGGTTGTCACCATTGATGGTGCGCTCTTCGAAAAATCTGGAACAATGAGTGGTGGGGGTGGTAAGCCTCGTGGTGGGAAGATGGGGACATCCATTCGAGCTACAAGTGTTTCTGTAGAAAGTGTTGGAAATGCAGAGAAGGAATTGTTTGAGTTGACTGCTAAATTGAATGACATTCGCCAAAAAATTGTGGCTGCTGTGCAACGTTACCAGGCCTCAGAAAAAGCTGTTGCTGCTTTTGAAATGGAGTTAGCTAAAAGTCAGAAGGAG GTTGACAGTTTAAGTtcacaatttaattatattgagaAACAACTTGATTCCCTTGAGGCGGCATCGGTGCCACAGGAAGATGAGCTTGAGAGATTGGAAGAGctgaagaaaattgtttctgCCGAAGAAAAGGAGATTAAAAGACTAACTAATGGATCTAAACAATTGAAGGAGAAG GCTTTGGAGCTCCAGagaaatttagaaaatgttgggggtgaaaaattaaaatctcaGAAGTCAAAGGTCCAGAAAATTCAGTCT GATATTGATAAGAATAGTTCAGAAATAAACCGCCTCAAGGTCCTAATAGAGACAGGGCAAAAGATGGTGAAAAAATTGACTAAAGGAATTGAAGATTCAAAGAAGGAGAAAGATAGGCTCACTGAACAAAAGGAGAAGTTAACCGGAGCCTTTGCAGAAATAGAGCAGAAAGCTTTTGCAGTTCAAGAGAATTATAAAAAGACCCAAGAG ATAATTGATAAACATACGATTGTCTTGGAGGAAGCAAAATCCAAGTACAACACGATGAAAAAAAAGACGGATGAATTGCGTGCATCTGAG GTTGATgctgattttaaattaaaggaCATGAAGAAAGCATACAAAGAATTAGAAATGAAGGGGAAAGGTTACAAGAAAAGACTAGATGAGTTGCAAACTGCTATTCACAAACATCTCGAACA AATACATGCTGACTTAGTGGATCAAGAAAAACTGGAGGTTACATTGACCGATGAACATCTTAATGCTGATTGTGACCTAAAAAAAGCCTGTGAAATGGTTGCTCTGTTTGAAGCACAACTGAAGGAGATGAATCCTAATCTTGATTCAATTTCAGA ATATCGAAAGAAGGTATCTTTATACAATGGGCGAGTTGAAGAACTTAATTCAGTCACTCAGGACCGGGATGACATAAAGAAGCAGTATGATGAATGGAGAAAAAAGAG ATTGGACGAGTTTATGGAAGGATTTAATGCCATATCTTTAAAGTTGAAGGAAATGTATCAG ATGATTACTCTTGGAGGTGATGCAGAACTCGAGCTTGTGGATTCTTTGGATCCATTCTCTGAAGGAGTTGTTTTCAGCGTCAGACCACCAAAGAAAAGCTGGAAAAATATTGCAAATTTATCGGGTGGTGAAAAG ACTCTTAGCTCGTTGGCTCTTGTATTCGCACTTCATCATTACAAGCCTACCCCGCTTTACGTAATGGATGAGATTGATGCTGCCCTGG ACTTCAAGAATGTTTCTATAGTTGGGCATTATGTGAAAGACAGAACCAAAGATGCTCAATTCATAATCATTAG TCTTAGGAACAACATGTTTGAATTGGCTGATCGACTTGTTGGGATATACAAAACTGATAATTGCACAAAGAGCATTACTATCAATCCGGGAAGTTTTGTGGTTTGTGAAAAGGCTGCTTGA